CACCACGGCGGCAATAACGTTAATGGAAACCAGATTAAGGCTGACCGTCAAACCAATTACAATGATGCCTAACCCAAAGCCCGTGACCGTTTGAAAATAGGTGCCTAGCGCAATGGTGGCCAAAATAGCGAGTAACACCGGTAACTCCATTAGCAATCCTAATTCGATACTTGTTATTTAGTGTGAGGGCGAGATCTAGGTATTCAGCTTTGGCTAATTAAGGCTTAGTACCTAAACTCAAATTCCGATTCTTCTTTCTCTTCCACATTAGCTTCGGTATCAAGAGTTGAGTTTGCTGCTTTACCTTGCTGCGCTTGAACGGCTGTCACCGCAATCACGTTAAAAATGTCTTCCGCGCTACAACCTCTCGACAGATCATTCGCCGGTTGATTCAACCCTTGGAGCAAAGGACCAATGGCGACCGCACCACCTAACCTTTCTGCCAACTTGTAACCTATATTGCCCGCTTCAAGGTTGGGGAAGATCAACACATTCGATTGACCTTTCACTTCGGAATCAGGCAACTTTTTAGCCGCGATTTCGGTAACAATCGCTGCATCAAGCTGAACATCTTGGTCAACCGCAATACCAGGGCAACGCTGTTTCACTATCTGCGCAGCACTGCGCACCTTATCGACTGACTCATGTTTCGCGCTACCGTTGGTAGAGAATGAAAGCATCGCCAACTTGGGCTCTTCCATTAGCAACGCCTGAGCACTTTGAGAAGCGGCAACCGCGATGGATGCCAGCTCAGTTTCATTGGGGTTAATCACCAAGCCGCAGTCACTGAAAATCAGACCACCTTTTAGGTTATGGAAAGGCTCACACAACATCATGAGAAAGAAACTCGACACCAACTCGCTAGCGGGAGCAGGGCCGATGATCTGCAGCGCGGCTCGTACTACATCAGAAGTGGTATACACCGCACCATTAACCGTGCCGTCTACTAACCCTTCCCTCACCATCAAATTGGCAAAGATCAGTGGGTCTTTAACCTTCTCCAAAGCATCTTCATAAGTCATTCCTTTGGCTTTTCGTAATTCATATAGGCGCTCAGCCAGCACGGCTTTCAGAGCTGACGTTTGAGGTGAAACAATGTGAATGCCAGCAAGATTAATATGATGCAACTGCGCGGCTTCAATGATCGCCTTTTCATCCCCCACTAGCGTGATATGGGCGAGCTGCTTATCAACCGCTAATCGTGCTGCGGCGAGTACCCGAGGATCTTCCGCTTCGCTCAACACCACACGCTTACGATCTAAGTGCGCCTTATCAATAATCCGTTCAATTGCCTTCATGATAAAATTCCATTTATTGAGATTAATCGTTCCATAATTTAACTTTATATTATTGAAATAATAAAAAAGGTCAAATATTATTCAGATAATTGAAGGAAATTGATTTGCTATGTACACTCTTACACATAGACATATCGCAAGGATGAATCACTGTATGCAAACAGAAACACCACAAGTTCAAGGAGATACGCCAACTCTTCGACTTTTTGCTCTATTAGAGGTAATCGCACAGAAAGACGAATTCATTTCTCTTCAAGGATTAGTCGAAGAAACCGGGCTTCCTAAACCGACGTTGCACCGTATGCTGCAACAACTGGAATCAGCAGGCATCATTCAAAGAGATGGTGACGATAAGCACTACAGTTCGGGGATTCGACTCAGAAAACTGGCCGAAAACCTACTCTTCAATAGCACTATGCACAGTGCAAGACGCACGATTCTTGAAAACCTACGTGCAGAAGTTGGCGAGAGCTGTAACCTGACAGCGCTATCGAGCGGCGAGATCATCTATCTTGACCGTGCAGAAACGGAAGCCCCACTTCGTTTCCACCTCCAACCCGGCTCTCGCGTTCCAGTGCATTGCTCGGCTACCGGCAAACTGTTTTTGGCTCACATGTCGAAATCACAACGCAGACGACTGAT
The window above is part of the Vibrio chagasii genome. Proteins encoded here:
- the pta gene encoding phosphate acetyltransferase codes for the protein MKAIERIIDKAHLDRKRVVLSEAEDPRVLAAARLAVDKQLAHITLVGDEKAIIEAAQLHHINLAGIHIVSPQTSALKAVLAERLYELRKAKGMTYEDALEKVKDPLIFANLMVREGLVDGTVNGAVYTTSDVVRAALQIIGPAPASELVSSFFLMMLCEPFHNLKGGLIFSDCGLVINPNETELASIAVAASQSAQALLMEEPKLAMLSFSTNGSAKHESVDKVRSAAQIVKQRCPGIAVDQDVQLDAAIVTEIAAKKLPDSEVKGQSNVLIFPNLEAGNIGYKLAERLGGAVAIGPLLQGLNQPANDLSRGCSAEDIFNVIAVTAVQAQQGKAANSTLDTEANVEEKEESEFEFRY
- a CDS encoding IclR family transcriptional regulator, whose protein sequence is MQTETPQVQGDTPTLRLFALLEVIAQKDEFISLQGLVEETGLPKPTLHRMLQQLESAGIIQRDGDDKHYSSGIRLRKLAENLLFNSTMHSARRTILENLRAEVGESCNLTALSSGEIIYLDRAETEAPLRFHLQPGSRVPVHCSATGKLFLAHMSKSQRRRLIENVPLTQYTVKTITDYSVLEQDIEEAKIQGYAIDDEEFLPGLVCIAVLIPSPTGQSNLGLAIQAPVIRVKPDEAIKFLPALQKAAKALAKIEADNWGQQ